The genomic region AAATGTAAATCGAGATGCCCTCGTGCTTGGCCCAGTGGTGGCGCTGGTCGTCCCATTCTTCGGCTACGTAGTGGCCTACTACGAGGGTGTCTTTGGGGAGCTCTTCGAAGAAGCAGCGGGGGGTTGTTACGTCGATGTAGAAGTAGAGGGCCTGGGCcatggaggcgagggagaggagagggaggatggcCCTCATTTTGGCGATTGTTTTTTTACGTGTTGTCCGTGACCGATTGTGGTAGTTGATGGGGGAGATATTGGAGCCGTCGGTGTATCGTTTGAATTGGTCGTGGTATGGTCGTCGCTCGTCAACGGTTTATCGTCGTTTGCGACGGGTTTATTCACAAGttcaccagcaacagcagcagcacagcacagGCGCGACCCCGGTCAAGCTTGGAAGCTGCCACGCTTCCACAGTAAAAAGTTGGGGCCACTCTCAGTGGAGCGGCCCAGCCAATCTCAGGGGTTGAGCTGAAGGGAGAGTCACGTGCCAGATCAGTAACCAGAAAGCTTGACCCTTGGGCACTGTGTGCGTTTTTGGGTGACAACTGTGAGAGCGCACTGTGCCCTCTGGAAAATTTGGGCGGTGTTGCTTGACAGAATTTCGCGTTCTCACAGTGAATGCCATCATGCAATCACGTCGCTCATTTTCCGACAAACTTTGCCATCAAACCGTTGATTTTTCGTTGCGCAGTCCATCAAAATTTCAAGAGCGACAATTCAGTTTGATTGCTTTTTAAATAGACTTCCGTTTGATAGATACCCCCACCCTGGGTTTTTTTCAGGTCGACTTTTTGCCAGATGCCCCATTGAAGTTTGGGACAAAACTGCGACCGACGAAACTCGCAGCTCTCTCACTACCTTATTAAGATATCCCCACAGTGCACGGGGTTGACCTGTCGACGcgaccacccccaccaccaccaccaccaccgacctACCCggcacaacaccaccacaaaccaTGACCTCGCGCGACGTTCACGATGTTCTCAATCTCCCTTCCGATCACTCGGGCGCGCCCCGACCAtccaagaagcaaaagaccAGCGCGCCACGACCAAACCTGAAGGGATTAGCTCGCGAAGTCCAAAACCTGGGCGGCGACAACCCAATAGCCATCGTTCCTGAAGTTAACTTCTTCAAGAAGCGCCGCTTTGCGACAAGGAAGCCGGTTGCGAAATGGGAGCTCAAGGCGTTCACCAACTCGGCGAGGGGAGACGACGGCGCATTGGTGCTGAGGCattggaagaggaggacggaTGATGGCGCGCCTCCGGTAGAAAGTGCgcaggatggggatgggcaACAAcagcggggagggggggaggggacgcCAGCTTCAGgaaaaagggaggagaagcctgAGGACTCGGCGTTTGCTAAGTACAATGTCAAGGTCGTTGTGCCTCACTACACCGAGGATCAGTATCACTCCAACCTCCAGAACAACGACTGGacaaaggaggagacggatTACTTGTTGGAGCTGGCAAAGGATTTTGATCTGAGGTGGACGTTGATATGGGATCGGTATGACTTtactccaaaaccacccggtagtggtggtgatgcggcAAATGGGGAGGATACCAGcacggcggtggtgccggcCCCAAAACAGCGGAGCATGGAGGATCTCAAAGCGCGATACTACGAGGTGGCAGCCAAAATGATGGCTGTTCAGAAACCGGCGCAGTACATGACCCGGCCAGAGTTTGAGCTCTACGAGATGATGCAAAACTTTGACCCGGAGCAGGAAAGAAAACGAAAGCAGTTTGCGCTCAACACTCTGTCGCGCTCCAAGGACGAGGcccgggaggaggagtcgtTGCTGCTAGAGGTCAAGCGCATCCTCGCGCGCACGGAGAGGTTCAACGAGGAGCGCCGCGAGCTCTACAACCGGCTTGACTACCCGGCCACGGACTCGGACATCAATTCGTTCAAGACGTCGGCCGGGTTGCAGAACCTGCTTCAGACGCTGATGTCGACGGAtaagaacaagaagaggaagaacaTCATGCCTGGGGAGGGCGTCAGTCCCAGCAACAACTCGGGTGTGCCGAACAGTGCGGTTTCGGAGACGAACCCTGCCAATCGGAGGGAGAGCATCGCCGCTTCTGCGACGTCGAAtaatcatcaccatcatgcTCGTCGTGATTCGGATGCGAGGACACCGGCTACGCCGGCTGATCCGACACCTacgtcggcggcggcggcggcggcatcggcggcgaataagaagaagggcgggggtacgcagcagcagccggagaggaggaagttgacgcagcaggaggagcaggtttATGGCGTGTCGTATCATGACAGGCTGGGGAGCGGCCCGACGTTTCGGTATGAGAAGATTAACAAGCTTTACAGCCACAAGagcgggcagcagcagctgcgGATTACGAATGCGCTTAGCGAGCTTGACTTGCCGCCTAGGCTGGTGATGCCGACGGCTGCGGTGACGGCGCAGTTTGAGGTGCTTTGGGGGGCGGTGACGGCGTTGGTGGatttgaggaagatgagtGATcggttggatggggagattaagattgaggaggcgaagaaggcggagCGGGATCGGGCCAAGGGTATCgcggccgagaaggagggggagaaggagaagggtgagggtggtggtggcggtggtgatggtgctgctgctggggatggggagaaggcCGGAGAGAagactggggagggggggcagacaaaggaggatggggagaagaagaggcccGGGAGTAGTGGGAGTTTGTCTGCTGCTGGGCATAAGAGGAGCGCAAGTGTGTTGAGCGCGGCGAGTGATAAGAGCTCGAAACGGCAAAAGAAGTGATTTGGCCCAGGTCTTGGACTACCGGAAATGGGAGTCTggaggacggtggaggagttgtaCAGATAGTAATGATATATTTGGGAGTCACCACGCTCTGTGTACAGTACAATATCTCTGCCTGATCCATCAGGACGTCCAGTGCATTGCTCGAAGCGATGTATGTGTTACTTCCCAGTGCCAAATGCTATCTGGTACATGACTTTGGTGTAGTCAAGTTGACGTGTTCTATCTCCAAAGTTGAAATTTATATGATCTACTAAATAGCTGATCTGATGATTGCAAAATGTAGAGTGATACCTTACCCAAGTAGGTGGCAACCGGATTTATTGTCACCTTGATTCGAGTGTGTCAGTGAAAGTTATGGTTGAGGAATACACAAGGTTGAAGATGAATAAAATGAAACTGAGATGAAGGTAAGTGgaccaagaaaaaaaagatgacaaAGAAGGATGGAACTGCATCTGAAGGGCTTTGGTAGCCGCAAGGTGCAAGTATGGATATATTAGGTAAAGTCAAAACAAACGAAGTACAGTATGTGAGTGCGTGGTGAGTGGTCGATGGAGCGAGTGTGGATGTGCGATCATGCTCCCGCGGTAACATAGGTAGGGATCGTTGTCAAGGGATGGCGAACCGGATACTTGGGGCTCGAGCTACGAAACCCGATGTTGTGATGGTTAGCTGGAAGGTAGAAAACTGGGCAAGGCATGCTTGGATTGCAACAAACACCTACTTTCGACCTCCGGTTCAAGGTAGCAGTTGCGAAAGCATTACCTATCTCTGAATTCCTTCAACTGTGTTACGCGGAATGCCATCACTGCTGGACATAAAGATGGTGATTGAACTGGTCATCTTCTATGGTACTAAATTGACAACAACTAGACT from Podospora bellae-mahoneyi strain CBS 112042 chromosome 4, whole genome shotgun sequence harbors:
- the SWC4 gene encoding swr complex subunit (BUSCO:EOG09262OLP; EggNog:ENOG503P02A; COG:K), with translation MTSRDVHDVLNLPSDHSGAPRPSKKQKTSAPRPNLKGLAREVQNLGGDNPIAIVPEVNFFKKRRFATRKPVAKWELKAFTNSARGDDGALVLRHWKRRTDDGAPPVESAQDGDGQQQRGGGEGTPASGKREEKPEDSAFAKYNVKVVVPHYTEDQYHSNLQNNDWTKEETDYLLELAKDFDLRWTLIWDRYDFTPKPPGSGGDAANGEDTSTAVVPAPKQRSMEDLKARYYEVAAKMMAVQKPAQYMTRPEFELYEMMQNFDPEQERKRKQFALNTLSRSKDEAREEESLLLEVKRILARTERFNEERRELYNRLDYPATDSDINSFKTSAGLQNLLQTLMSTDKNKKRKNIMPGEGVSPSNNSGVPNSAVSETNPANRRESIAASATSNNHHHHARRDSDARTPATPADPTPTSAAAAAASAANKKKGGGTQQQPERRKLTQQEEQVYGVSYHDRLGSGPTFRYEKINKLYSHKSGQQQLRITNALSELDLPPRLVMPTAAVTAQFEVLWGAVTALVDLRKMSDRLDGEIKIEEAKKAERDRAKGIAAEKEGEKEKGEGGGGGGDGAAAGDGEKAGEKTGEGGQTKEDGEKKRPGSSGSLSAAGHKRSASVLSAASDKSSKRQKK